One genomic region from Streptomyces venezuelae encodes:
- the paaB gene encoding 1,2-phenylacetyl-CoA epoxidase subunit PaaB — protein MTSDSWPLWEVFVRSRRGLSHTHAGSLHAPDAEMALRNARDLYTRRNEGVSIWVVPSTEITASSPDEKDPFFEPSADKPYRHPTFYEIPEGVKHL, from the coding sequence ATGACGAGCGACAGCTGGCCACTGTGGGAGGTGTTCGTGCGCTCCCGCCGCGGACTGTCCCACACCCACGCGGGCAGTCTCCACGCGCCCGACGCGGAGATGGCCCTGCGCAACGCCCGCGACCTGTACACCCGCAGGAACGAAGGCGTCTCGATCTGGGTCGTGCCCTCCACGGAGATCACCGCCTCCTCGCCCGACGAGAAGGACCCCTTCTTCGAGCCCTCCGCGGACAAGCCCTACCGCCACCCGACGTTCTACGAGATCCCGGAGGGGGTCAAGCACCTGTGA
- the paaA gene encoding 1,2-phenylacetyl-CoA epoxidase subunit PaaA, which translates to MTAVTAGTTGTTGTPGVSDTAVAATQAAYEAVFDAAVAADERIEPRDWMPEAYRASLVRQIAQHAHSEIIGMQPEANWITRAPSLRRKAILMAKVQDEAGHGLYLYSAAETLGTSRDELLDKLHSGRQKYSSIFNYPTLTWADVGAIGWLVDGAAITNQVPLCRCSYGPYARAMVRVCKEESFHQRQGYEALLALSNGTEAQHAMAQDAVDRWWWPSLMMFGPPDDESTHTAQAMAWKIKRHTNDELRQRFVDIAVPQAEALGLTLPDPDLRWNEERGHYDFGPIDWTEFWDVLKGNGPCNDQRLSKRRQAHEDGAWVREAAAAYAEKHTGKHGEAQA; encoded by the coding sequence ATGACCGCAGTGACGGCAGGGACGACAGGGACCACGGGCACGCCCGGCGTGTCGGACACGGCCGTAGCGGCGACACAGGCCGCCTACGAAGCCGTGTTCGACGCCGCCGTGGCCGCCGACGAGCGGATCGAGCCGCGCGACTGGATGCCCGAGGCCTACCGCGCCTCGCTCGTCCGGCAGATCGCGCAGCACGCCCACTCCGAGATCATCGGCATGCAGCCCGAGGCGAACTGGATCACCCGCGCGCCCTCCCTGCGCCGCAAGGCGATCCTCATGGCCAAGGTCCAGGACGAGGCCGGCCACGGCCTGTACCTGTACAGCGCCGCGGAGACCCTCGGCACCAGCCGCGACGAGCTCCTCGACAAGCTCCACTCCGGCCGCCAGAAGTACTCCTCGATCTTCAACTACCCGACGCTGACCTGGGCCGACGTCGGCGCGATCGGCTGGCTCGTCGACGGCGCCGCGATCACCAACCAGGTCCCCCTGTGCCGCTGCTCCTACGGGCCGTACGCCCGCGCGATGGTCCGGGTCTGCAAGGAGGAGTCCTTCCACCAGCGCCAGGGGTACGAGGCCCTCCTCGCCCTGTCCAACGGCACCGAGGCCCAGCACGCCATGGCGCAGGACGCGGTGGACCGCTGGTGGTGGCCCTCCCTGATGATGTTCGGCCCGCCCGACGACGAGTCGACCCACACCGCCCAGGCGATGGCCTGGAAGATCAAGCGCCACACCAACGACGAACTGCGCCAGCGCTTCGTCGACATCGCCGTGCCCCAGGCCGAGGCCCTCGGCCTCACCCTCCCCGACCCCGACCTCCGGTGGAACGAGGAGCGCGGGCACTACGACTTCGGCCCCATCGACTGGACCGAGTTCTGGGACGTCCTCAAGGGCAACGGCCCCTGCAACGACCAGCGGCTCAGCAAGCGGCGCCAGGCCCACGAGGACGGCGCCTGGGTCAGAGAAGCAGCCGCGGCCTACGCGGAGAAGCACACCGGCAAGCACGGGGAGGCACAGGCATGA
- a CDS encoding DUF5819 family protein, with amino-acid sequence MDADVERDIDADVETGVGTGVQRAPTGPADSGIMALSLPYQVVAAVALAVAGVFVCVHLSMVFLHVAPSNTLTKRHGQAVDDWIYPEFEQNWKLFAPNPLQQNVSVEVRAEIVTAGDGRRTTDWIDLTAQDTAAIRHNPLPSHTQQNELRRAVDFYLNSHSDDDRPNGTRGHLSEEYMRRIAMLRLDGLASLEGADVRRVQLRAVTRPVPAPRWSTETNEVTPSYRDFPWWKVTDADRPDGDTRSRTDAVGPSRGEAGR; translated from the coding sequence ATGGACGCAGACGTCGAAAGGGACATCGACGCGGACGTCGAGACAGGCGTCGGAACGGGCGTGCAGCGCGCGCCGACCGGGCCCGCCGACAGCGGGATCATGGCTCTGTCGCTGCCCTACCAGGTCGTCGCCGCCGTGGCGCTGGCCGTGGCCGGGGTCTTCGTCTGCGTGCACCTGTCGATGGTGTTCCTGCACGTCGCGCCGTCCAACACGCTCACCAAGCGGCACGGCCAGGCCGTCGACGACTGGATCTATCCCGAGTTCGAACAGAACTGGAAGCTCTTCGCGCCCAATCCGCTCCAGCAGAACGTCTCCGTCGAGGTCCGCGCCGAGATCGTCACCGCCGGTGACGGCCGCCGCACCACCGACTGGATCGACCTCACCGCGCAGGACACCGCGGCGATCCGCCACAACCCGCTGCCCAGCCACACACAGCAGAACGAGCTGCGCAGGGCCGTGGACTTCTACCTGAACTCGCACTCCGACGACGACCGCCCCAACGGGACGCGCGGCCACCTCTCGGAGGAGTACATGCGCCGGATCGCGATGCTCCGGCTCGACGGCCTCGCCTCCCTCGAAGGGGCCGACGTGCGGCGCGTCCAGCTGAGGGCGGTCACCCGGCCCGTACCCGCGCCCCGGTGGAGCACCGAGACGAACGAGGTCACCCCCTCCTACCGCGACTTCCCCTGGTGGAAGGTGACCGATGCCGACCGGCCGGACGGTGACACCCGCAGCCGTACGGACGCCGTCGGTCCGAGCCGTGGGGAGGCGGGGCGATGA
- a CDS encoding HTTM domain-containing protein has translation MSGPTATRARTREPFDRRIARAVQAVTGRALGPHQTAIVRIGFSLTWLVFLLRELPHRHEMYGPDGPWSWELASRLIADNRAFSVLMWSDGRLWFELVYGLAVLSTALLLVGWHTRAVSVVFMVGVLSLQNRSVFLGDGGDNVLHLAAIYLVLTRCGQVWSLDAGRAAREAARTAARKAAREAGEAVGAERRDLVGPLLWTVLGGFLLATTWFSDVTGEWWLPVLLWVLWLGHGLWWLACRLAPGEPRTLLDVLANLTHNAALVVIMAEVCLIYATAGWYKIQGSRWQDGTALYYPLHLDYFSPWPALSELLGSSGIMVLLLTYGTVIVQIAFPFTLFHRKVKNVLLVAMMLEHAGIAVLLGLPVFSLAMISADAVFLPTAFLVALGARAARGRDRLLGRRSAGALPEQRRTGEEHGPRTLVG, from the coding sequence ATGAGCGGTCCGACCGCCACGCGCGCGCGTACGCGTGAACCCTTCGACCGGCGGATCGCCCGCGCCGTCCAGGCCGTCACCGGCCGCGCGCTCGGCCCGCACCAGACCGCGATCGTCCGGATCGGCTTCTCGCTGACCTGGCTCGTCTTCCTGCTGCGCGAGCTGCCGCACCGGCACGAGATGTACGGGCCCGACGGCCCGTGGTCCTGGGAGCTGGCGAGCCGGCTGATCGCCGACAACCGGGCCTTCTCCGTGCTGATGTGGTCGGACGGGCGGCTGTGGTTCGAGCTCGTCTACGGGCTCGCCGTGCTCTCCACCGCCCTGCTCCTCGTCGGCTGGCACACCCGGGCCGTGTCGGTGGTCTTCATGGTCGGGGTCCTCTCGCTGCAGAACCGCTCCGTGTTCCTCGGCGACGGCGGCGACAACGTCCTGCACCTCGCCGCGATCTACCTCGTCCTGACCCGCTGCGGCCAGGTGTGGTCCCTCGACGCCGGGAGGGCCGCTCGTGAGGCCGCCCGTACGGCCGCGCGCAAGGCAGCCCGTGAGGCCGGTGAGGCGGTCGGGGCCGAGCGCCGGGACCTCGTCGGCCCGCTGCTGTGGACCGTGCTCGGCGGCTTCCTGCTCGCCACCACGTGGTTCAGCGACGTCACCGGCGAGTGGTGGCTGCCGGTGCTGCTGTGGGTGCTGTGGCTCGGGCACGGGCTGTGGTGGCTGGCCTGCCGGCTCGCCCCCGGGGAGCCCCGCACGCTGCTCGACGTCCTCGCCAATCTCACGCACAACGCCGCCCTCGTCGTGATCATGGCCGAGGTCTGCCTGATCTACGCCACGGCAGGCTGGTACAAGATCCAGGGCTCGCGCTGGCAGGACGGCACCGCCCTGTACTACCCGCTCCACCTCGACTACTTCTCGCCCTGGCCCGCGCTCTCCGAGCTGCTCGGCTCCAGCGGGATCATGGTGCTGCTGCTGACCTACGGGACCGTGATCGTGCAGATCGCCTTCCCGTTCACGCTCTTCCACCGCAAGGTCAAGAACGTCCTGCTGGTCGCGATGATGCTGGAGCACGCCGGGATCGCCGTGCTGCTCGGGCTGCCGGTCTTCTCGCTCGCGATGATCTCCGCCGACGCGGTGTTCCTGCCGACGGCCTTCCTGGTGGCCCTCGGCGCCCGGGCGGCGCGGGGCCGGGACCGGCTCCTGGGGCGGCGGTCCGCGGGGGCGCTGCCCGAGCAGCGCCGTACGGGTGAGGAGCACGGCCCCCGTACCCTCGTCGGGTGA
- a CDS encoding TrmH family RNA methyltransferase — translation MSTTEEKTGAGAADTAAAAEAAEPVQYDEGFGPEIGVGPHPEPWPEGERYDPELLADGDRRNVVDRYRYWTREAVVADLDTRRHDFHVAVENWGHDFNIGSVVRTANAFLAKEVHIVGRRRWNRRGAMVTDRYQHVRHHPDTESLTAWAAAEGLPIIGIDNLPGAVPLERTVLPRRCVLLFGQEGPGLTDEARARVEMVCSIAQFGSTRSINAGAAAAIAMHAWVQRYAEIETP, via the coding sequence GTGAGCACCACCGAAGAGAAGACCGGAGCCGGGGCGGCCGACACGGCTGCGGCGGCCGAGGCGGCCGAGCCGGTTCAGTACGACGAGGGCTTCGGCCCCGAGATCGGTGTCGGGCCGCACCCGGAGCCGTGGCCGGAGGGCGAGCGCTACGACCCCGAGCTGCTCGCCGACGGCGACCGGCGCAATGTCGTGGACCGCTACCGGTACTGGACGCGGGAGGCGGTCGTCGCCGACCTCGACACCCGGCGTCACGACTTCCATGTGGCGGTGGAGAACTGGGGCCACGACTTCAACATCGGCTCGGTCGTGCGGACCGCCAACGCCTTCCTCGCCAAGGAGGTCCACATCGTGGGCCGGCGGCGCTGGAACCGGCGCGGCGCCATGGTCACCGACCGCTACCAGCACGTCCGCCACCACCCGGACACCGAGTCGCTGACCGCGTGGGCGGCGGCCGAGGGCCTGCCGATCATCGGGATCGACAACCTCCCCGGCGCGGTGCCGCTGGAGCGGACTGTGCTGCCGCGCCGCTGCGTGCTGCTCTTCGGGCAGGAAGGCCCGGGGCTCACGGACGAGGCACGCGCGCGCGTGGAGATGGTCTGCTCGATCGCCCAGTTCGGCTCGACCCGGTCGATCAACGCGGGGGCCGCCGCCGCCATCGCCATGCACGCGTGGGTGCAGCGGTACGCGGAGATCGAGACGCCCTGA
- the paaN gene encoding phenylacetic acid degradation protein PaaN, translated as MATALPTTDRLDRLAEKHRSTLDQALATIRTRAYWSPYPEHPKAYGEGGSLDAAAGLAAHQAVLNTRFELDQPGTDGWTGGEVSPYGPELGIEYPHADIDVLLPAMRAGTAAWRDAGAETRALVCLEILSRISARTHEFAHAVMHTSGQAFMMAFQAGGPHAQDRGLEAVAYAYEEQTRTPAGRAGWSKPQGKRDPLELSKEFTPVGRGIALVIGCNTFPTWNGYPGLFASLATGNPVLVKPHPRAVLPLALTVSVAREVLAESGFDANLVALAVERPGEGIAKTLAVRPEVRIIDYTGSTEFGDWLEANARQAQVYTEKAGVNTVVVDSTDNYKGMLANLAFSLSLYSGQMCTTPQNLLIPRDGITTDQGPKSYDEVVTDLAASVGGLLGDDARANGLLGALVNPDVKARLEAAAGLGEVALASREVVNPDFPDAVVRTPVIVKLDGSKPDAQAAYFSECFGPVSFAVSVDSTADALELLRRTVREKGAMTVGAYTTSADTERAVEEVCLEESAQLSLNLTGGVYVNQTAAFSDFHGSGGNPAANAALCDGAFVSNRFRVVEVRRQA; from the coding sequence ATGGCCACCGCTCTGCCGACCACCGACCGTCTGGACCGTCTCGCCGAGAAGCACCGGTCCACGCTCGATCAGGCACTCGCCACGATCCGCACCCGCGCCTACTGGTCCCCGTATCCCGAGCACCCGAAGGCCTACGGGGAGGGCGGCTCGCTCGACGCGGCGGCCGGCCTCGCCGCCCACCAGGCCGTGCTGAACACCCGCTTCGAGCTCGACCAGCCCGGCACGGACGGCTGGACCGGCGGCGAGGTCTCGCCGTACGGCCCGGAGCTCGGCATCGAGTACCCGCACGCCGACATCGACGTCCTGCTGCCGGCGATGCGCGCGGGCACGGCCGCCTGGCGTGACGCCGGGGCCGAGACCCGCGCTCTCGTCTGCCTGGAGATCCTGTCCCGGATCTCGGCCCGCACCCACGAGTTCGCCCACGCCGTCATGCACACCAGCGGACAGGCGTTCATGATGGCGTTCCAGGCCGGTGGCCCGCACGCCCAGGACCGCGGCCTGGAGGCCGTGGCGTACGCGTACGAGGAGCAGACCCGCACCCCCGCCGGGCGGGCCGGCTGGTCCAAGCCCCAGGGCAAGCGCGACCCGCTGGAGCTGTCCAAGGAGTTCACCCCGGTCGGCCGCGGCATCGCCCTGGTGATCGGCTGCAACACCTTCCCCACGTGGAACGGCTACCCGGGCCTGTTCGCCTCGCTGGCCACCGGAAACCCGGTCCTGGTCAAGCCGCACCCGCGCGCCGTCCTGCCTCTCGCCCTCACGGTGAGCGTCGCCCGCGAGGTGCTCGCGGAGAGCGGCTTCGACGCGAACCTGGTCGCGCTCGCCGTCGAGCGCCCGGGCGAGGGCATCGCCAAGACCCTGGCCGTGCGTCCCGAGGTCCGGATCATCGACTACACGGGCTCGACCGAGTTCGGCGACTGGCTGGAGGCCAACGCCCGCCAGGCCCAGGTCTACACCGAGAAGGCCGGCGTCAACACGGTCGTGGTCGACTCCACGGACAACTACAAGGGCATGCTGGCCAACCTGGCCTTCTCGCTGTCCCTGTACAGCGGCCAGATGTGCACGACCCCGCAGAACCTGTTGATCCCCCGTGACGGCATCACCACCGACCAGGGCCCCAAGTCGTACGACGAGGTCGTCACCGACCTCGCGGCGTCGGTGGGCGGCCTGCTCGGCGACGACGCCCGGGCGAACGGCCTGCTCGGCGCGCTGGTCAACCCGGACGTGAAGGCGCGGCTGGAGGCCGCCGCGGGCCTCGGCGAGGTGGCGCTCGCCTCCCGTGAGGTCGTCAACCCCGACTTCCCGGACGCCGTCGTCCGTACGCCGGTGATCGTGAAGCTGGACGGCTCCAAGCCGGACGCGCAGGCCGCGTACTTCTCCGAGTGCTTCGGCCCGGTCTCCTTCGCCGTCTCGGTGGACTCCACCGCCGACGCCCTGGAGCTGCTGCGGCGCACGGTCCGCGAGAAGGGCGCGATGACGGTCGGCGCGTACACGACCTCGGCCGACACCGAGCGCGCGGTCGAGGAGGTCTGCCTGGAGGAGTCGGCGCAGCTCTCGCTGAACCTCACGGGCGGGGTGTACGTCAACCAGACGGCGGCATTCTCCGACTTCCACGGCTCCGGCGGAAACCCCGCGGCGAACGCGGCGCTGTGCGACGGCGCCTTCGTCTCGAACCGCTTCCGGGTGGTGGAGGTCCGCCGCCAGGCCTGA
- a CDS encoding 3-hydroxyacyl-CoA dehydrogenase has product MSANVTVRGSDDVTASEPTALAQDRTVAVVGTGTMGQGIAQVALVAGHPVRLYDSAPGRAEEAVAALTARLDRLVEKGRLDASAREAAVGRLHASEELAELADAALVVEAIVEHLPVKQQLFADLEKVVGDDTVLATNTSSLSVTAIAGGLRLPGRFVGLHFFNPAPLLPLVEVVSGFATDADVATRAYETMKGWGKTPVRCADTPGFIVNRVARPFYAEALRVYEEGAADPATIDAALRECGGFRMGPFELTDLIGQDVNEAVTRSVWESFYRDPKFTPSLAQRRLVESGRLGRKSGHGWFSYAEGAERPEPHTAPPAEAPAKIVVRGDLGPAEPLVGLFEEAGIKVRRKGGSGFVLLPGGGRLGLADGETSFEYHGDDIIYFDLALDYASASRIVLSTSEHTSAEVLAEAVGLFQALGKQVSVIGDVPGMIVARTVAMLADLAADAVDRGVATAEDVDTAMRLGVNYPVGPLEWAGKVGHERVRDLLMSLNERYPTGRYAPSLATARQGYAEEGQDSR; this is encoded by the coding sequence ATGAGCGCCAACGTGACCGTCAGGGGGAGCGACGACGTGACCGCCAGTGAGCCGACCGCCCTCGCACAGGACCGCACCGTCGCCGTCGTCGGCACCGGCACCATGGGCCAGGGCATCGCCCAGGTCGCGCTGGTCGCCGGCCATCCCGTACGGCTCTACGACAGTGCCCCCGGCCGGGCGGAGGAGGCCGTGGCCGCCCTCACCGCCCGCCTGGACCGGCTCGTGGAGAAGGGCCGCCTGGACGCCTCCGCGCGCGAGGCGGCCGTCGGCCGGCTGCACGCCTCCGAGGAGCTCGCGGAGCTCGCGGACGCGGCGCTCGTCGTCGAGGCGATCGTCGAGCACCTGCCGGTGAAGCAGCAGCTCTTCGCCGACCTGGAGAAGGTCGTCGGCGACGACACCGTCCTCGCCACGAACACCTCCTCCCTCTCCGTCACCGCGATCGCGGGAGGGCTGCGCCTGCCCGGCCGGTTCGTCGGACTCCACTTCTTCAACCCGGCGCCGCTGCTCCCGCTCGTCGAGGTCGTCAGCGGCTTCGCCACCGACGCGGACGTCGCCACGCGCGCGTACGAGACGATGAAGGGCTGGGGGAAGACGCCGGTGCGCTGCGCCGACACCCCCGGCTTCATCGTGAACCGGGTCGCGCGCCCCTTCTACGCGGAGGCGCTGCGGGTCTACGAGGAGGGCGCGGCCGACCCCGCCACCATCGACGCCGCCCTGCGCGAGTGCGGCGGCTTCCGCATGGGCCCCTTCGAGCTCACGGACCTCATCGGGCAGGACGTGAACGAGGCCGTCACCCGCTCCGTCTGGGAGTCCTTCTACCGGGACCCGAAGTTCACGCCCTCGCTCGCGCAGCGGCGGCTCGTGGAGTCGGGGCGGCTCGGCCGCAAGTCTGGGCACGGCTGGTTCTCGTACGCGGAGGGGGCCGAGCGGCCGGAGCCGCACACGGCGCCGCCGGCCGAGGCCCCGGCGAAGATCGTCGTCCGCGGCGACCTGGGGCCCGCCGAGCCGCTGGTGGGCCTCTTCGAGGAGGCGGGGATCAAGGTGCGGCGCAAGGGAGGCAGCGGATTCGTCCTGCTGCCGGGCGGCGGCCGGCTCGGCCTCGCGGACGGCGAGACCTCCTTCGAGTACCACGGCGACGACATCATCTACTTCGATCTTGCGCTCGACTACGCGAGCGCGAGCCGGATCGTGCTCTCCACCTCGGAGCACACCTCGGCCGAGGTCCTCGCGGAGGCCGTGGGCCTCTTCCAGGCGCTCGGCAAGCAGGTCTCCGTGATCGGTGACGTGCCCGGCATGATCGTCGCCCGTACGGTCGCGATGCTGGCCGATCTGGCCGCCGACGCGGTCGACCGGGGCGTCGCCACCGCCGAGGACGTGGACACGGCGATGCGGCTCGGGGTCAATTACCCCGTCGGGCCGCTGGAGTGGGCCGGGAAGGTGGGCCACGAGCGCGTCCGTGACCTGCTGATGTCGCTGAACGAGCGCTACCCGACGGGGCGCTACGCGCCGAGTCTGGCCACTGCCCGCCAGGGATACGCCGAGGAAGGGCAGGATTCCCGATGA
- a CDS encoding TetR/AcrR family transcriptional regulator, with translation MTTAKRDTYTPETLLSVAVRVFNERGYDGTSMEHLSKAAGISKSSIYHHVSGKEELLRRAVSRALDGLFAVLDEPGAVRGRAVERVEYVTRRTVEVLIAELPYVTLLLRVRGNTATERWAMERRREFDHRVAELLKAAAAEGDLRADVDIRLATRLLFGMINSLVEWYRPHPDAVGEREQLAETVAHLAFDGLRTAR, from the coding sequence ATGACCACGGCGAAGCGCGACACGTACACCCCGGAGACGCTGCTCTCGGTCGCCGTGCGGGTCTTCAACGAGCGCGGTTACGACGGCACCTCCATGGAGCACCTGTCCAAGGCGGCGGGGATCTCCAAGTCGTCGATCTACCACCACGTGTCCGGCAAGGAGGAGCTGCTGCGGCGGGCGGTCAGCCGGGCGCTGGACGGGCTCTTCGCGGTGCTCGACGAGCCCGGGGCGGTACGCGGCCGGGCCGTCGAGCGGGTCGAGTACGTCACGCGCCGCACCGTGGAGGTGCTGATAGCGGAGCTGCCGTACGTGACGCTGCTGCTGCGGGTGCGGGGCAACACCGCGACCGAGCGGTGGGCGATGGAACGGCGGCGCGAGTTCGACCACCGGGTGGCCGAGCTGCTGAAGGCCGCCGCGGCGGAGGGCGACCTGCGGGCCGACGTGGACATACGGCTGGCCACCAGGCTTCTCTTCGGCATGATCAACTCGCTGGTGGAGTGGTACCGGCCGCATCCGGACGCGGTGGGGGAACGGGAGCAGCTCGCGGAGACCGTCGCGCACCTGGCGTTCGACGGGCTGCGGACGGCCCGCTGA
- a CDS encoding Lrp/AsnC family transcriptional regulator has translation MADEQMAVDRSGAPADATGETPGGTPGEALGRPLGGADGEVPDEALSAPVGMPTGAPPPRPLDAIDRDILRLLQTDGRASVRSVAERVHVSRANAYARINRLIDDGVIRGFSARVNHERAGHGASAYITLKIVQNSWRTVREQLRALPGATHIALVSGDFDVLLLVHTPDNRTLRELVLTRLQSIPEVLSTRTLLVFEETDLNTDHRV, from the coding sequence ATGGCGGATGAACAAATGGCCGTCGATCGGAGCGGGGCTCCGGCCGACGCCACGGGCGAGACCCCGGGCGGGACGCCTGGCGAGGCACTCGGCAGGCCGCTCGGCGGGGCCGACGGCGAGGTGCCCGACGAGGCCCTGAGCGCCCCCGTCGGCATGCCGACGGGCGCCCCGCCGCCACGCCCGCTGGACGCGATCGACCGCGACATCCTGAGACTGCTGCAGACGGACGGCCGCGCCTCGGTACGGTCCGTGGCCGAGCGTGTGCACGTCTCCCGGGCCAACGCGTACGCGCGGATCAACCGGCTCATCGACGACGGGGTGATCCGCGGCTTCAGCGCCCGGGTCAACCACGAGCGGGCGGGGCACGGCGCCTCCGCCTACATCACGCTCAAGATCGTCCAGAACTCCTGGCGGACGGTCCGCGAGCAGCTCAGGGCCCTGCCGGGGGCCACGCACATCGCGCTGGTCAGCGGCGATTTCGACGTCCTGCTGCTCGTGCACACCCCGGACAACCGGACACTGCGCGAGCTGGTGCTCACCCGGCTCCAGTCGATCCCCGAGGTCCTGTCCACCCGCACGCTGCTGGTCTTCGAGGAGACGGACCTCAACACCGACCACCGCGTCTGA
- the pdhA gene encoding pyruvate dehydrogenase (acetyl-transferring) E1 component subunit alpha yields MDSLQQRSSTVQEPPGAVPAYRPTPPPAWQPRTDHAPLLPDAEPLRVLGTDAAADADPALLLRLYAELIRGRRYNTQATALTKQGRLAVYPSTTGQEACEIAAAMALEERDWLFPSYRDTLAAVARGLDPVQALTLLRGDWHTGYDPHEYRIAPLCTPLATQLPHAVGLAHAARLKGDDVVALAMVGDGGTSEGDFHEALNFAAVWKAPVVFFVQNNGFAISVPLAKQTAAPSLAHKAVGYGMPGRLVDGNDAVAVHQVLTEAVARARRGGGPTLVEAVTYRIDAHTNADDATRYRAAGEVETWRAHDPILLIERELTERGLLDEDTRSAAAEAAETMAADLRERMNADPVLDPMDLFSHVYAEQTAQLREQAAQLRAELDAEGEA; encoded by the coding sequence GTGGACTCGTTGCAACAGCGCAGTTCGACAGTCCAAGAGCCGCCCGGTGCCGTTCCCGCCTACCGGCCCACCCCGCCGCCGGCGTGGCAGCCGCGTACCGACCACGCCCCGCTGCTGCCCGACGCCGAGCCGCTGCGCGTGCTCGGCACGGACGCCGCGGCCGACGCCGACCCCGCGCTGCTGCTCCGGCTGTACGCGGAGCTGATCCGCGGCCGCCGGTACAACACGCAGGCCACCGCGCTCACCAAGCAGGGCCGGCTCGCCGTCTACCCGTCCACCACCGGCCAGGAGGCGTGCGAGATCGCCGCCGCCATGGCACTGGAGGAGCGGGACTGGCTCTTCCCCTCGTACCGCGACACGCTGGCGGCGGTCGCCCGCGGCCTCGACCCGGTGCAGGCCCTGACGCTGCTGCGCGGCGACTGGCACACCGGTTACGACCCGCACGAGTACCGCATCGCGCCGCTCTGCACCCCGCTGGCCACCCAGCTCCCGCACGCGGTGGGCCTCGCCCACGCAGCGCGCCTCAAGGGCGACGACGTGGTCGCCCTCGCCATGGTCGGCGACGGAGGGACCAGCGAGGGCGACTTCCACGAGGCGCTGAACTTCGCGGCCGTGTGGAAGGCCCCCGTGGTCTTCTTCGTGCAGAACAACGGCTTCGCGATCTCCGTGCCGCTGGCCAAGCAGACCGCCGCGCCCTCCCTCGCCCACAAGGCCGTCGGATACGGCATGCCGGGCCGGCTGGTCGACGGGAACGACGCGGTCGCCGTCCACCAGGTGCTGACCGAGGCCGTGGCACGCGCGCGGCGCGGCGGCGGCCCCACCCTCGTCGAGGCCGTCACCTACCGGATCGACGCCCACACCAACGCCGACGACGCCACCCGCTACCGCGCGGCCGGCGAGGTCGAGACCTGGCGGGCGCACGACCCGATCCTGCTCATCGAGCGGGAACTGACGGAGCGTGGCCTGCTCGACGAGGACACCAGGAGCGCGGCGGCCGAGGCCGCCGAGACGATGGCGGCCGACCTGCGCGAGCGGATGAACGCCGATCCGGTCCTCGACCCGATGGACCTGTTCTCCCATGTGTACGCGGAACAGACCGCGCAGCTGCGTGAGCAGGCCGCGCAACTGCGCGCCGAGCTCGACGCCGAGGGTGAGGCGTGA